In Phaseolus vulgaris cultivar G19833 chromosome 10, P. vulgaris v2.0, whole genome shotgun sequence, a single genomic region encodes these proteins:
- the LOC137818704 gene encoding NAD(P)H-quinone oxidoreductase subunit S, chloroplastic: protein MMSSFIALHGLHGSLLKSQFLGQDNLTHLYPRKKAYNIHTKPVTTQPCAKFDLVQILGGRGLCNGEEGLQQELKKQVGADEKTPSSTASEKEQEENSATQALASVAAEDGFDKELMGLTGGFPGGETGLKKFIQENPPPKPVQGSKSVKLALSEKPKPPELPLLLPGMIAIVKNPNNPFYMYCGIVQRITDGKAGVLFEGGNWDKLITFRLEELERREKGPPMKNPKSAVLEPFLEKKS, encoded by the coding sequence ATGATGTCTTCTTTTATTGCTCTTCATGGCCTGCATGGCTCTCTTCTTAAATCACAGTTCCTAGGTCAAGATAACCTCACTCATCTTTACCCTCGCAAAAAGGCTTACAACATTCACACTAAACCAGTAACAACACAACCATGTGCTAAATTTGACCTGGTGCAAATCTTGGGAGGAAGAGGACTATGTAATGGAGAAGAAGGCCTTCAGCAAGAGCTAAAGAAGCAAGTCGGTGCTGATGAGAAGACACCATCATCAACAGCAAGTGAGAAGGAACAAGAGGAGAACTCAGCAACACAGGCCTTGGCAAGTGTTGCTGCGGAAGATGGTTTTGACAAGGAACTGATGGGGTTGACTGGGGGGTTTCCAGGGGGTGAGACGGGGTTGAAAAAGTTCATTCAGGAAAACCCTCCTCCAAAACCAGTTCAAGGGAGCAAAAGTGTGAAACTGGCACTGTCAGAGAAGCCAAAACCACCAGAACTGCCTCTGTTGTTGCCAGGGATGATTGCCATTGTAAAGAACCCAAATAACCCTTTTTACATGTACTGTGGGATTGTGCAAAGAATCACAGATGGGAAGGCAGGGGTTCTCTTTGAAGGAGGGAACTGGGACAAGTTGATCACGTTCAGATTGGAAGAACTTGAGCGCAGAGAAAAAGGCCCTCCAATGAAGAACCCCAAGTCTGCTGTTCTTGAACCGTTTCTAGAAAAGAAATCATAG